One region of Micromonospora lupini genomic DNA includes:
- a CDS encoding TetR/AcrR family transcriptional regulator, whose product MLRDEITTAIRRALMQELAAVGYGRLSIEAVARRAGVSKTAIYRRWNSKLDLVVEIVAAAAHGKLPVLDTGTLRGDLALLFQAVAHALRHPLASQIIPDLLAEAARTPAIDETLRQVLHARQQEIGGRLVSRAVQRGELPADTDPDTAVDLIVGPLYWRLAIARLPLSDSYLEGLVDSVAAGLGATSDVPLPRAAPISG is encoded by the coding sequence GTGCTGCGCGACGAGATCACCACGGCCATCCGGCGCGCGCTCATGCAGGAGCTCGCCGCGGTCGGCTACGGGCGGCTCTCCATCGAGGCGGTGGCCCGCCGGGCCGGCGTCAGCAAGACGGCGATCTACCGCCGGTGGAACTCGAAGCTCGACCTGGTGGTGGAGATCGTCGCCGCCGCGGCGCACGGCAAGCTGCCGGTGCTGGACACCGGCACCCTGCGCGGCGACCTCGCGCTGCTGTTCCAGGCGGTGGCACACGCGCTACGCCATCCCCTGGCGTCGCAGATCATCCCGGACCTGCTGGCCGAGGCAGCCCGCACCCCGGCCATCGACGAGACCCTGCGTCAGGTGCTGCACGCCCGCCAGCAGGAGATCGGCGGCCGCCTGGTCAGCCGCGCCGTGCAGCGCGGCGAGCTGCCCGCCGACACCGACCCGGACACCGCAGTCGACCTCATCGTCGGCCCGCTCTACTGGCGGCTCGCCATCGCCCGGCTGCCGCTCAGCGACAGCTACCTGGAGGGCCTTGTCGACTCGGTGGCCGCCGGACTCGGCGCGACAAGCGACGTACCGCTGCCGAGGGCAGCGCCGATCTCCGGCTGA
- a CDS encoding DUF6077 domain-containing protein, whose product MANVDSIAVAPSDSDPVPRAEQAPRPTTGPDRSPAARVRALVAAAPALLTDGAVVAFALFTVLYHAAFLADLRPSVTFRIWLLACVLLAVAALLRARRRSGGGLLGERETSTPSETSTPGDSTETRPAVDRRLLWGVLAAAAVAAITAGLVGSGVGISWWIPAAAGLLAAIGGILLLRRVWLAGPTTTSIAPMPTAPQSAYALAVAVLVGISSFFLARNTPDDVYYVGKSVWIAERDLIPLNDFLFSENVLPAMGSQPPIPSIEVFDGALAHVLGITAASATWYVALPIMAVLAVLALWRLTHRWAPRRPVLAFSVAIAYLYLVVGGDAALGTFHLPRLYEGKGMFVSAVIPLMWLYLTEWFDTRSRRSLALIVALSITAIGLTTTAAIILPMLVGAAGFAMLLVGRWKAAVVAGVAALAYPIGSLVVSRLVLGGLAADGADDAFFDAAYTYKRTLLIGVVGVISGLALWCGPLLARRRTPALLTAGATLALSVLFVPGVLETLSALSGISVVLWRVPWLLALPTLIGLLCTVRVPAPTPVLRRAAAGGIAVLLVASFALFATPMWSAKSWVDVHDRPTWKLPQQRQSIAFWIKGLDRAPGLLLAPKTIMRTSLVVTSQVRVVLPRDFYLVEYDLNSQFAKDRLLLAGFADGVSTASPTELAPALARLDVGTICVYNGNQYARDMAPQLGYQEFAKRRAPGAMTCFRRVG is encoded by the coding sequence GTGGCCAACGTCGACAGCATCGCCGTCGCGCCAAGCGATTCGGACCCGGTGCCGCGCGCCGAACAGGCACCTCGACCGACCACCGGCCCCGACCGGAGCCCGGCGGCCCGGGTACGCGCACTGGTGGCCGCGGCCCCGGCGCTGCTCACCGACGGTGCGGTGGTCGCGTTCGCACTCTTCACAGTCCTCTACCACGCGGCGTTCCTGGCGGACCTGCGCCCGTCGGTGACGTTCCGGATCTGGCTGCTCGCCTGCGTGCTGCTCGCCGTCGCGGCCCTGCTGCGCGCCCGTCGCCGCTCCGGCGGTGGCCTTCTCGGCGAGCGCGAGACCTCCACACCGAGCGAGACCTCCACGCCTGGCGACTCGACCGAGACGCGGCCAGCCGTCGACAGGCGTCTGCTGTGGGGCGTGCTGGCCGCCGCCGCAGTGGCCGCGATCACCGCGGGCCTGGTCGGATCGGGTGTCGGCATCTCCTGGTGGATTCCGGCGGCGGCCGGCCTGCTCGCGGCGATCGGGGGAATCCTGCTGCTGCGGCGGGTCTGGCTCGCCGGGCCGACGACCACGTCGATCGCGCCGATGCCCACCGCGCCGCAGTCCGCGTACGCGCTCGCCGTCGCGGTGCTGGTCGGGATCTCCTCGTTCTTCCTGGCCCGGAACACCCCCGACGACGTGTACTACGTCGGAAAGTCGGTGTGGATCGCCGAGCGTGACCTCATCCCGCTCAACGACTTCCTGTTCTCCGAGAATGTGCTGCCGGCGATGGGCTCGCAACCGCCGATCCCGTCGATCGAGGTGTTCGACGGCGCGTTGGCCCACGTGCTGGGCATTACCGCCGCCTCGGCCACGTGGTACGTGGCACTGCCGATCATGGCGGTGCTGGCGGTGCTGGCGCTGTGGCGGCTGACCCACAGGTGGGCCCCGCGTCGCCCGGTGCTCGCCTTCAGCGTGGCCATCGCGTACCTCTACCTTGTCGTCGGTGGGGACGCCGCGCTGGGCACGTTCCACCTGCCCCGGCTCTACGAGGGCAAGGGCATGTTCGTCTCGGCCGTCATTCCGCTGATGTGGCTGTACCTGACCGAGTGGTTCGACACCAGGTCGCGGCGGAGCCTGGCGCTCATCGTGGCGCTCTCGATCACCGCGATCGGCCTCACCACCACCGCTGCGATCATCCTGCCGATGCTGGTCGGGGCCGCCGGGTTCGCCATGCTGCTGGTCGGGCGGTGGAAGGCCGCAGTGGTGGCGGGGGTGGCGGCGCTCGCGTACCCGATCGGCTCGCTCGTGGTGTCCCGTCTGGTCCTCGGCGGGCTCGCCGCGGACGGCGCGGACGACGCCTTCTTCGACGCGGCGTACACGTACAAGCGCACCCTGCTGATCGGTGTGGTCGGGGTGATCTCCGGCCTGGCGCTCTGGTGTGGCCCGCTGCTGGCTCGTCGACGCACTCCCGCGCTGCTCACCGCGGGCGCGACCCTCGCTCTGAGCGTGCTGTTCGTCCCCGGCGTGCTGGAGACGTTGAGCGCGCTGAGCGGCATCTCCGTGGTGCTGTGGCGGGTGCCGTGGCTGCTCGCCCTGCCGACGTTGATCGGGCTGCTCTGCACGGTCCGGGTGCCGGCGCCCACGCCGGTGCTGCGCCGCGCGGCGGCCGGTGGGATCGCGGTGCTGTTGGTCGCCTCGTTCGCCCTCTTCGCCACCCCGATGTGGTCGGCGAAGAGTTGGGTCGACGTGCACGATCGGCCCACCTGGAAGTTGCCGCAGCAGCGTCAGTCGATCGCGTTCTGGATCAAGGGACTGGACCGCGCGCCCGGCCTGCTGCTGGCACCGAAGACGATCATGCGGACCTCCCTGGTCGTCACCAGTCAGGTCCGGGTCGTCCTGCCGCGTGACTTCTACCTCGTCGAGTACGACCTCAACTCGCAGTTCGCCAAGGACCGCCTGCTGCTCGCCGGTTTCGCCGATGGTGTCAGCACCGCGTCGCCGACCGAGCTGGCGCCGGCTCTGGCCCGGTTGGACGTGGGCACCATCTGTGTCTACAACGGCAACCAGTACGCCCGTGACATGGCGCCGCAGCTCGGCTACCAGGAGTTCGCCAAGCGTCGGGCGCCCGGTGCGATGACGTGTTTCCGGCGGGTCGGCTGA